The DNA region tgtaaaacgcttagagaggactgcaaaaTACTAAGAAGTGGTCATGTCTAAATCAGAAGTCTTCaatattggcaactttaagacttgtggacttcaactcccagaattctccagccagcatagctatgcTATTaatattcccctccctccctccctccccccctcctccctccctccctccctccctcccttccttccttccttcaatgcatgcatgcatggtttgcagttgttagaatgcagtattgcaggcaaactctgtccactgccaagaatttgattctcaccaggctcaaggtttgactcagccttccattatcCAAGATGGGTTAAAATGAGGAtgccgattgttgggggcaagaggttgactctgtaaaccacttagagacagctataaagtggaatataagtcttaagtgctattactaacttcctgcctgcctgcctgcctgcctgcctgcctgcctgcctgcctgcctgcctgcctgcctgccttccttccttccttccttccttccttccctccttccttcctccctccctccctccctccctccttccctcgaaTCTCACCTGGATCAAagttgaaggttgactcagccttccctcctcccaaggtgggtaaaatgaagacccagactgttgggggcaaataggctgactctgtaaaccgctttagagaaggctgtgaagcactgtgaagcggtatataagtctaagtactattgctattgcccttcttccttccttccttccttccttccttccttccttccttccttccttcccttccttccttccttccttccctccctccttccttccttccttccttcctccctccctccctccctccctccctccctccctccctccctccctttctacttATTGCCAATagtttgaatctcatcaggctcaaggttgactcagccttccctccttccgagatggttaaaatgaggacccagattgttagggataATAGGCTTActttgtaaaatgcttagagagggttggaaagccctgtgaagtggcatataagtctaagtgctattgctaaatgaaaatacaggtagtccttgactgacaatatttagtgaccatccaaagttacaacggcactgaaaaaagtaactgagaaccattcttcatacttatgaccgttgcagcatgccCCTGGTCCTATGATTTACActcaagtgcttggcaactgactcacatttatgatggttgcagtgtcccagggtcatgggatccccttttgcgaccttctgacaagcgaagtcaacggggaaatcagattcacttaacaactgcattactaataTAACAACTACGGCGATctatttaacagctgtggcaagacaagtcgtaaaatgcggcaaaattcactgaacaactgtcttgcttagcagggGAAATCTGGtgctcaattgtgtttgtaagtcgaggactacctgcagtattTCTCTCCTTTCTGGACCCTACCAGCTCCAATTCTGCAGTtgatctcctttccttttctccttgtaGGAAACTCTATCACGATTCCACCACAAAGATCCACATCAATCTCCTGGGCGCCCTTTTCTTTCTCAACGTGTCATTCTTGATCAGCAAGACTTTGGTTGACCATCCGCCGTGGTGCAGCATCCTGGCTGCCTTCCTCCACTACTCCTTGCTCTGCAGTTTGACCTGGATGGCCATCGAGGGCTTCCACCTCTACTTGCTGGTGATCAGAGTCTACAACTCCTACATCAGCCGTTACCTGCTGAAGCTGTGTGCTGTGGGGTGGGGTAAGGATTTGTAGGCTGCCCGCATTGGGAAAACACATCAGTGTGAAGTCACCTTCTGAATTCCTTTGACTCTTGCTCGCTTTCCAAAGCAAGAAACGCAGCTTGTGCATCTGGTTGAAAAATTAGTTGCCCTGAGCTTCTCCAGTGGGAGAAAGAAGTCACATCTGAATAGTAGAAAGGAGGCATTAACAAGGACAATAGTTTGACTTTTGTctttcctatctttctttctatctgtctttcctatctatctatctatctatctatctatctatctatctatctatctatctatctatctatctatctatctatcatctatcatctatctatctatctatctatctatctatctatctatctatcatctatctatctatctatctatctatctatctatctatatctatctatctatctatctttcctatctttctttctatcctatcctatcctatcctatcctatcctatcctatcctatcctatcctatcctatcctatcctatccttctttctatttatttatctctttcctatcttcctttctatctgtctttcctatctttctttctatctatctttcccatcttccttccttccttcctttctatctatctatctttcctagcttcctttctatctctcttcctatcttttctATCTTCCAGTATCCAAACAGTGTCCATAGCACACCCATCTTCCAGTTTTCACATGACACAAACTCTGCAAGTTAGGTGTAGTGTATATTGTAAtgcatattggaggtggtgaccctttgagagctgaatgcaatgaaatttcacttttatgtatgctgattagtgtactttcaagtgacaataaagttattattctatcctatcctatccttcattccaatatctattctattctattctgttctattctgaattctattctgaacTATCAATATTCCCACATTCTCAAATTGAGAATCTGGGTTTTTAAAGCTTGCAAGCAGCCttcaaattcaaatccagaatagagctggaagagatcttggaggtcttctagggtGTCCtgctgagcagggggatggactagagacctccaaaatcccttccagctctattccatttccattctattcaagggtgggtttcaaccattGTTAGTGCCAGTTCTCTTGTGCATGTGCTTCGTGTGCATCTACAATTCAAgtgaaattgttctgcacatacgcagaactaaaaaaaaaaagatggcggcagtgatggggaactggttcagggcgtggcgagcctgggtcactgctggttctgtggtaggaacccacctctgattctatcctatcctaccctatcctatcctatcctatcctatcctatcctatcctatcctatcctatcctatcctatcctgaaaGACGGCAGCTGATCCAGTCTTGCTGCAAATTCAGAGCTCTTGTTCTCCAAAGTTGGTttctccaaacttagcaactttaagacttgtggactccaattcccagaattccgcatccaattctgggagttgaaatccattagtcaaagttcccaagtttggaaatttcctgttctaaaatacaggcagtccttgacttgcaatagttcatttagttacaACAGCATCAAAAAATTATGACCGTTCTTCACACTTTCAACATCtgtagcatcctggggtcatgtggtcaaaatttggacacttggcagctggttcatacttatgacgggtGCTGTGTcgcagggtcacgtgatccctttttgtaaCTTTCAGAgaaacaaagtcaacgggggaagccagatccacttatcaaccatgttactaacttaaaaactgcagtgattcacttaacaactgtggccagaaagatcgtaaaatggggcaaaactcacttaacaaatatctcacttaacaacagacatttggggctcaattgtggtcgtacttCTTTCCCAATTCTGTCaaatttaagatttgtggatttcaactcccagaattcctagccagcaAGTCTTCagtcttccctcccctcctcatcTCACCCAAAATTAAATGCTACATCAGGTTACTCACTCTTTTACatctgttgcagtggtgggttcggccgaactggtggTACCTTGGCGGCCTCTAGACCTGGGACTCTCTGTATAGGCCTGCTAAACTCTTATTTTGGAGTCCATcgctgtttcttctctccttctgcaGGGCTCCCTGGAGTCATAGTCCTGGTCAGCTTCCTTAGCGTGAAGAAGGCTTATAATCAGCATGATATCAACACTGGCTCTCAATACAATAAATCTTCCATGTGAGTAGTAGGGAAGCAGCTGCCTCAGCTGTGTAGTTTTAACTCCTATATGTTATACAGATGGGCCTTGATATACAAGATTGGTTTAGTGACCCCTTGAAGTtacacagcattgaaaaaaacagcaacatggaatggaatggaatagaatagaatagaataagaagaatggaatggaacggaacagaacagaatacaatagaataagaaaaattgagtggaatggaatgaaatagaataagagtggagtgaagtgaagtggaatggaatggaatgaaatagaatgaaatggaatggaatagaatagaataagaagaatggagtggaatggaatggaatggaatagaatagaataagaagaatggaatggaacggaatggaatagaatagaataagaagaatggaatggaacagaatgaaatagaatggaatggaatagaatagaatagaatagaataagaagaatggagtggaatggaatggaatagaataagaagagtggagtggggtggaatggaatagaatagaataagaagaatggagtggagtggagtggagtggaatggaatggaatggaacggaatgaaacggaatggaatagaatagaattacagagttggaagggaccttggaggtcttctaatccagctccctgctcaagcaggagaacctgtaccatctcagacaaatgactgaccttgacttacaacagcttggTTAGTAACattcagttacaacggcactgaaaaaagccacAGTTACGTCCTttctagcatccccatgatcatgtgatcaaaattcagatgcttggcaactggttcacatttatgacagtcacgGTATCTCAGGGTCACGTGATCtgcttttgaaaccttctgacaagcaaagtcaatggagaagccagattcactttcaGGATTAGGACAGATTGTAGGCAGGGAGGAACAGAGAGGCAGgatgaacatgagagacagagctcaaGAGCAAGGACCACCTTCTCCTGATCCAAGGGCTTAGAGAATGGCGAGAAGGTGTGAGCAGCGCAGACTGAGCAGGCTACTTGGGAGAAGAGGGCTCTGTGCattttcacaaggcacacctggagactgagacttaaggagacactatggggaggggcatttgttgggaacaaacaCTGAGTTCCTGAAGTGTTGAGTGCCGACGTTTGAACTTTCCAAGAGTCCTTGCATTCCTTCtggcattctggactaattaccTGCATTGTTTGCTTCCTGAACTCCTTGATTTGACAAATAAATTTGGATTTATTGCTGTGCATCCTTGTTGGGCTGGACTAATTGCAGCTAGAGGCTGCCTGAGGTTTgtggcgggggtggggtggggtgttgttATCACTCTGTTCTGGGAATTGCCAGAAACATGGGAGCGTTTGGGGTAATTTGGAGGAATAAAGGGGCGGTTTGAACTGCCAGATCTTTGGGTTATCCCTGTGCTGTGTCCTGGGTCATCACACCTTGGCTTCTGATGGGTTGACACAGACTTTTCTTGGTCTCTCTTGGAAACATAAAGGAGCCTCTGATCTTTGCGTTTTCTTCTCTTCCAGATGCTGGATCACCTCCCCCATCTTGAGCCATATCACCCTTGCTTATGTTGGTGGCACCGTGTTATTCAACATGGTTATCTTGGTGTTGGTGGTGCAGAAGCTTAGACAGCTCAGAGCTCACCCCCTTCGTCGGCCTCAGGAACATACCTGCAAAGATGTGGGAACCGTTCTTGGAATGACCTTCCTCCTGGGGACCACCTGGATATTGCTCTTCATGTCCTTTGGGGTCTTCTTAGTTCCACAGATCTTCCTCTTTACAATCTTCAACAGCCTCCAAGGTTTGTAAGATGGCTGAGaccctacacccccccccccagggatgggataacttgccatggccaactcaccatggccaactcaccatggccaactcactgcagccaactcaccatggccaagtagccatggccaactcactgcagccaactcaccatggccaagtagccatggccaactcactgctgccaactcaccatggccaactagtCATGGTCAAGAGGAGGAGAACACTGTAACTACCCTTAGTTAAGCTTTTGGTGACTGGTTGCTATGATACTATGATCAATTCTCTTATGTCTCTTTTGtagtagtggtttagtggtttagtggtttattagcatttgtaggccgcccttttccctgaggggactcagggcggctcacagaaaaccagggagaggggaatacaatattaagacaacaacatataataaaaatagtaagcaacattcattcatcattcgggcggggtagcaattcttatccccaggcctgacgggcgagccagttcttcaaggctatgcggaaggcctggacggtggagagggtacgaatctccacggggagctcgttccaaagggtcggggctactgctgagaaggccctcctccttgtagttgccagccgacactggctggccgatggaatgcggaggaggcctaatctatgggatcttataggtcgtagggaggtaattggcagaaggcggtctctcaagtactcgtgttttggtctgtgaccgtaaataaagtatatataactcactgcagccaactcaccatggccaactagccatggccaactcactgcagccaattcATCATgaccaactcactgcagccaactcatcatggaCAACTTGTTATgcgacaatttaacaattctatttaattatttacaataaataaaaaatagtttaatttttgccattcacatttaatTCTGTCCCTCCTTCTGTATTCTTTCTTccatgattctattccaccatttctttggtaTTAGTGTCACTCTTGTCTAGGAATGAGTTGTCCCTCAGAGAGATGGCTGTGGTGAGTTagtcatggtgagttggctgtggcaagttgaccatggcaaattgtcatagacacccccccccactccaccccagTATATTCCAATATGCAAAGGTtctgctttctccccccccccccccccccgcttttcatGCAGGAGCCATCATCTGTCTTTGGTATTGCTTTTTACGGTGTCGTTCAGATCCAAAAACTCACCTGGATTCTCTCAGTCATCGGCAACATCACCTGGTTTGTGAAGACTCTGGACCAAGGAAGGACCAGATTCCAAAAAGACACCTGAGCACTGCATCCCTATATCATACATTGGGAGCATTCTATTTCCCCCCCTAAGTTAGGCCTGAAAGGAAGGATGTTTTGTCTTCATGGCagtagatggatggaaggaaggaaggaaggaaggaaggaaggaaggaaggaaggaaggaaggaagacaggaagaagagaaagaaagaaagaaagaaagaaagaaagaaagaaagaaagaaaggcaagttAGGCCTGAAAGGAAGGATGTTTTGTCTTCATGGCagtagatggatggaaggaaggaaggaaggaaggaaggaaggaaggaaagaaagaaagaaagaaagaaagaaagaaagaaagaaagaaaggcaagttAGGCCTGAAAGGAAGGATGTTTTGTCTTCATGGCagtagatggatggaaggaaggaaggaaggaagaaaggaaggaaggaaagaaagaaagaaagaaaggcaagttAGGCCTGAAAGGAAGGATGTTTTGTCTTCATGGCagaagatgaaaggaaggaaggaaggaagagcaaggaGAGTTCCCTATACAGTTAgaccttgacttaacaaccattcatttagtgacctttccaagttatgacgacactgaaaaaaatgacttatgaccatttttcacagttacgaccgttGCAACGTCCGCATGGTCATACGATCAA from Thamnophis elegans isolate rThaEle1 chromosome 14, rThaEle1.pri, whole genome shotgun sequence includes:
- the LOC116517903 gene encoding adhesion G-protein coupled receptor G5-like; amino-acid sequence: MNNNDSKELSIDSKNVLLDYDASRESHHSMNFPKSFLESVQTTPAKETRLICIYLKASCLFQDKQNSSLLSGDILGASLGNMSVSNLREPVEIRFWHNHSLVNFSKTCVFWVEGTGEDNLGEWRTEGCETDTSQEHVVLCKCSHLTYFAVLVHEPKCQEKAMEEIISACTVMPFDRLRVTINCPPEPVDERLLTPLTFLSDIGCGISASACFITIFLYLLSRKLYHDSTTKIHINLLGALFFLNVSFLISKTLVDHPPWCSILAAFLHYSLLCSLTWMAIEGFHLYLLVIRVYNSYISRYLLKLCAVGWGLPGVIVLVSFLSVKKAYNQHDINTGSQYNKSSICWITSPILSHITLAYVGGTVLFNMVILVLVVQKLRQLRAHPLRRPQEHTCKDVGTVLGMTFLLGTTWILLFMSFGVFLVPQIFLFTIFNSLQGAIICLWYCFLRCRSDPKTHLDSLSHRQHHLSLRPSERELRCHTINQTADEKY